In the genome of Streptococcus mitis, one region contains:
- the glgC gene encoding glucose-1-phosphate adenylyltransferase (catalyzes the formation of ADP-glucose and diphosphate from ATP and alpha-D-glucose 1-phosphate), translating into MKNEMLALILAGGQGTRLGKLTQSIAKPAVQFGGRYRIIDFALSNCANSGIHNVGVITQYQPLALNNHIGNGSSWGLDGINSGVSILQPYSASEGNRWFEGTSHAIYQNIDYIDSVNPEYVLILSGDHIYKMDYDDMLQSHKDNNASLTVAVLDVPLKEASRFGIMNTDANNRIVEFEEKPAQPKSTKASMGIYIFDWQRLRNMLVAAEKSNVDMSDFGKNVIPNYLESGESVYAYEFNGYWKDVGTIESLWEANMEYISPENALDSRNRQWKIYSRNLISPPNFLGANAHVEDSLVVDGCFVDGTVKHSILSTGAQVREGAEVVDSVIMSGAIVGQGAKIKRAIIGEGAVISDGVEIDGTEEVQVVGYDEVVGVATDED; encoded by the coding sequence CTCGTCTCGGTAAACTCACTCAAAGCATCGCAAAACCAGCTGTGCAATTTGGTGGGCGCTACCGTATCATTGACTTTGCTCTCTCAAATTGTGCCAACTCAGGGATTCACAATGTTGGAGTCATTACACAGTACCAACCACTTGCTCTCAACAACCATATCGGGAATGGTTCAAGCTGGGGATTAGACGGTATCAATTCTGGTGTCTCTATTCTTCAACCGTATTCAGCAAGTGAAGGAAATCGTTGGTTTGAAGGGACTAGTCATGCTATTTACCAAAATATCGACTATATCGACAGTGTAAATCCTGAGTATGTTTTGATTCTGTCTGGAGACCACATCTACAAAATGGACTATGATGATATGCTCCAGTCTCACAAGGATAATAATGCCAGTTTGACAGTAGCAGTTCTAGATGTCCCTCTTAAAGAAGCAAGCCGTTTTGGTATCATGAATACAGATGCAAATAACCGCATTGTTGAATTTGAAGAAAAACCAGCTCAACCTAAATCTACCAAAGCTTCTATGGGTATTTACATCTTTGATTGGCAACGTCTTCGCAATATGCTTGTTGCTGCTGAAAAGAGCAATGTCGATATGTCAGACTTTGGTAAGAATGTCATTCCAAATTACCTTGAGTCTGGTGAAAGTGTCTATGCTTATGAATTTAATGGTTACTGGAAAGACGTTGGTACTATTGAGTCACTTTGGGAAGCTAATATGGAATATATTTCTCCAGAAAATGCCTTGGATAGTCGTAACCGTCAATGGAAGATTTATTCAAGAAACTTGATTTCACCACCAAACTTCCTTGGTGCCAATGCTCATGTGGAAGACTCCTTAGTTGTAGATGGATGCTTTGTTGATGGAACTGTTAAACATTCTATCCTTTCAACAGGGGCGCAAGTTCGAGAAGGGGCAGAAGTAGTAGATTCAGTTATCATGAGTGGTGCAATTGTTGGTCAGGGAGCTAAAATTAAACGTGCCATTATTGGTGAAGGTGCAGTTATTTCTGACGGTGTCGAAATTGATGGAACAGAAGAAGTACAAGTCGTAGGATATGATGAAGTAGTGGGGGTAGCAACAGATGAAGATTGA
- a CDS encoding glycogen synthase: MKILFVAAEGAPFSKTGGLGDVIGALPKSLVKAGHEVAVILPYYDMVEAKFGNQMEDVLHFEVSVGWRRQYCGIKKTVLNGVTFYFIDNQYYFFRGHVYGDFDDGERFAFFQLAAIEAMERIDFIPDLLHVHDYHTAMIPFLLKEKYRWIQAYQGIKTVLTIHNLEFQGQFSEGMLGDLFGVCFERYADGTLRWNNCLNWMKAGILYADRVSTVSPSYAHEIMTSQFGCNLDQILRMESGKVSGIVNGIDADLYNPQTDALLDYHFNQDDLSGKAQNKAKLQEKVGLPVRADVPLVGIVSRLTRQKGFDVVVESLHHILQNDVQIVLLGTGDPAFEGAFSWFAQIYPDKLSANITFDVKLAQEIYAACDLFLMPSRFEPCGLSQMMAMRYGTLPLVHEVGGLRDTVQAFNPIEGSGTGFSFDNLSPYWLNWTFQTALDLYRNHPDVWKKLQKQAMECDFSWDTACKSYLDLYHSLVN; this comes from the coding sequence ATGAAAATTTTATTTGTAGCAGCAGAGGGTGCACCCTTTTCAAAAACAGGGGGGTTGGGAGACGTTATTGGCGCTCTTCCCAAATCACTGGTAAAAGCTGGGCACGAAGTTGCAGTGATTTTACCCTACTATGACATGGTAGAGGCTAAATTTGGAAATCAGATGGAAGATGTTCTTCATTTTGAGGTGAGTGTTGGTTGGCGCAGACAGTACTGTGGGATTAAGAAAACAGTCTTAAACGGTGTCACCTTCTACTTTATTGACAACCAGTATTATTTCTTCCGTGGCCATGTTTACGGTGATTTTGATGACGGAGAACGCTTTGCCTTTTTCCAACTGGCTGCCATTGAGGCTATGGAAAGAATTGACTTCATTCCTGACCTTCTCCATGTTCATGACTACCATACAGCTATGATTCCTTTCTTGTTAAAGGAAAAATACCGTTGGATTCAAGCCTATCAAGGCATTAAAACTGTTTTAACCATTCATAATTTGGAATTTCAAGGACAATTTTCAGAAGGAATGTTGGGTGATTTGTTTGGAGTTTGCTTTGAACGTTACGCTGATGGCACCCTTCGCTGGAATAACTGTCTGAACTGGATGAAGGCTGGTATCCTCTATGCGGACCGTGTTTCAACAGTTTCGCCTAGTTATGCTCATGAAATTATGACTAGTCAGTTCGGATGTAACTTGGATCAGATTCTTCGAATGGAATCTGGCAAGGTATCTGGTATCGTGAACGGGATTGATGCTGACCTGTATAATCCTCAGACGGATGCTCTTTTAGATTATCATTTCAATCAGGACGATTTGTCTGGGAAAGCCCAAAACAAAGCAAAATTGCAAGAAAAAGTTGGCTTGCCAGTTAGAGCTGACGTTCCACTGGTGGGAATTGTTTCTCGTTTGACACGTCAAAAAGGTTTTGATGTCGTGGTGGAAAGTCTTCACCATATCTTGCAAAATGATGTTCAGATTGTGCTTTTGGGAACTGGAGATCCAGCCTTTGAAGGAGCTTTCTCATGGTTTGCTCAGATTTATCCTGACAAGCTATCAGCAAATATCACTTTTGATGTCAAACTTGCTCAAGAAATCTACGCTGCTTGCGACCTCTTCCTCATGCCAAGTCGTTTTGAACCATGTGGCTTGTCTCAAATGATGGCGATGCGTTATGGAACCTTGCCATTGGTCCATGAAGTTGGGGGCTTGCGAGATACCGTTCAAGCCTTTAATCCAATCGAAGGAAGCGGAACGGGCTTTAGCTTTGACAATCTATCTCCTTATTGGTTAAATTGGACTTTCCAAACAGCATTGGACTTGTATAGAAACCATCCTGACGTTTGGAAAAAACTACAAAAACAAGCTATGGAGTGTGATTTCTCATGGGATACAGCCTGCAAGTCATACCTTGACTTGTACCATAGTTTAGTTAATTAA
- a CDS encoding phosphoserine phosphatase, giving the protein MSQVKGLCVMDVDGTLILEEVIDLLGREVGREEEISQITSWAMRGELDFESSLRKRVSLLAGLPVSVFEKVFNSIHLSPNAQKFVSILQKNAILVGLVSGGFSPIVERLAKSLGITYFSANQLEVKDGFLTGELVGAIISPEVKQATLEKWRKELQLPRERTVAIGDGANDLLMLKSAGLGIAFCAKEVLKKEIPHHVDKRDLLEILLLTDFLE; this is encoded by the coding sequence ATGTCTCAAGTAAAAGGCTTGTGTGTTATGGATGTTGATGGAACCTTAATCCTAGAAGAAGTGATTGATTTGTTGGGAAGAGAGGTAGGTCGTGAGGAGGAAATTTCGCAGATTACAAGTTGGGCAATGCGAGGAGAGTTAGACTTTGAAAGCAGTTTACGAAAAAGAGTGTCCTTGTTGGCAGGTCTTCCTGTTTCGGTATTTGAGAAAGTCTTCAACTCTATTCATCTATCGCCAAATGCTCAGAAATTCGTTTCTATTCTCCAAAAGAATGCCATCCTAGTTGGTCTGGTTTCTGGTGGATTTAGTCCAATAGTTGAGAGATTAGCTAAATCCCTTGGCATTACCTATTTCTCTGCCAACCAACTTGAAGTCAAAGACGGTTTTCTAACAGGGGAATTAGTTGGAGCAATTATAAGCCCTGAAGTCAAACAAGCAACTCTGGAAAAATGGAGAAAGGAACTGCAACTTCCTAGAGAAAGAACGGTTGCAATCGGTGATGGAGCAAATGATTTATTAATGTTGAAGTCTGCGGGACTAGGAATCGCCTTTTGTGCCAAAGAAGTTCTGAAAAAAGAAATACCACATCATGTTGACAAGAGGGATTTGTTAGAAATTCTTCTTTTGACTGACTTTTTAGAATGA
- a CDS encoding glucose-1-phosphate adenylyltransferase: MKIDKYSAILGNTVGFHDMSTLTDHRPVASLPFGGKYRLIDFPLSSLANAGVRSIFGIFQQDNISSVFDHIRSGREWGLSTLLSHYYLGIYNTRVESSTVGKEYYHQLLTYLKRSGSNQTVSLNCDVLINIDLNQVFHLHNTTKGPITVVYKKLPKKDISEVNAILEVDETDHVRSHKLFDSKSTDEVYNMSTDIFVVDTPWLIERLEEEAKKEHPEKLRYVLRDLAAKEGAFAYEYTGYLANIHSVESYYQANKDMLESQKFYSLFSPNQKIYTKVKNEEPTYYANTSKVSTSQFASGSIIEGQVANSVLSRNIHVHKDSLVKDSLLFPRVVIGEGAQVEYAILDKGVEVEPGVVIRGTSEHPVVVKKGSKVTEDIHS, from the coding sequence ATGAAGATTGATAAATATTCTGCCATTTTAGGAAACACAGTTGGTTTTCATGATATGTCAACACTGACAGACCACCGTCCAGTAGCTAGCTTGCCATTTGGAGGTAAATATCGTTTAATCGACTTCCCACTTTCAAGTCTTGCTAATGCAGGTGTCCGTAGTATCTTTGGTATTTTCCAACAAGACAATATCAGTTCCGTCTTTGACCATATCCGTTCTGGGCGTGAGTGGGGCTTGTCAACCCTTCTTAGCCACTATTATCTAGGTATTTACAATACCCGTGTGGAAAGTAGTACCGTTGGAAAAGAATACTACCATCAGCTTCTTACTTATTTGAAACGCTCTGGGTCAAACCAAACAGTATCACTCAACTGTGATGTCTTAATTAATATTGATTTGAACCAAGTGTTCCACCTTCATAACACAACGAAGGGACCTATTACAGTTGTTTATAAAAAACTTCCTAAGAAAGACATTTCAGAAGTCAATGCAATCTTGGAAGTGGATGAAACAGACCATGTTCGTTCTCATAAACTCTTTGATAGCAAATCTACAGATGAAGTTTATAATATGTCTACAGATATCTTTGTAGTTGATACACCTTGGTTGATTGAACGTTTGGAAGAAGAAGCTAAGAAAGAACATCCAGAGAAATTGCGCTATGTTTTACGGGATTTGGCTGCAAAAGAAGGAGCTTTTGCCTACGAATACACAGGATACCTAGCAAACATTCACTCTGTAGAGTCGTATTATCAAGCTAACAAAGATATGCTTGAATCTCAAAAATTCTACTCTCTCTTCTCACCAAATCAAAAGATTTATACAAAGGTCAAAAACGAAGAGCCAACTTACTATGCTAATACATCTAAGGTAAGTACTTCTCAGTTTGCCTCTGGTAGTATCATTGAAGGTCAAGTGGCTAATTCCGTTCTATCACGTAATATTCATGTCCATAAGGATAGCCTGGTTAAAGATAGCCTACTCTTCCCTCGTGTTGTTATTGGAGAAGGTGCTCAGGTCGAATACGCTATCTTGGATAAGGGTGTTGAAGTTGAGCCTGGTGTTGTGATTCGAGGGACTTCAGAACATCCAGTTGTCGTTAAGAAAGGTAGCAAAGTAACAGAGGATATTCATTCATGA
- a CDS encoding glycerate kinase encodes MKIVIAPDSFKESLTAEQVAEAIKRGFQQSLADVDCLLCPVGDGGEGTVDAILHSLDMEEKRIQVTGPFGQKEAMRYFQKGELALFEVADLVGLGKIPLEKRNPLQIQTRGIGELIRHLIDQGIKDIYIGVGGTASNDGGLGIAAGLGYRFYDRDGNVLPACGQTLLNLSSVSTENCYEIPEDVHIRILVDVVSPLCGYQGATYTFGKQKGLDHTMFEDVDQAIQDFYVKVSPATLELKGAGAGGGIAGGLCAFAQASIVSGIDTCLDLIDFDKKVADADLVIVGEGRLDCQSFAGKAPIGVAKRTPVGVPIMAICGSLAEDLPSLPFENIQAAFSILEKSEPLEDSLKNASLYLEHAAANIGHLLKMPKI; translated from the coding sequence ATGAAGATTGTAATTGCACCAGATTCGTTTAAGGAAAGCTTGACTGCAGAGCAGGTTGCTGAAGCTATTAAGAGAGGGTTCCAACAATCGCTAGCAGATGTAGACTGTCTCCTCTGCCCTGTTGGTGATGGGGGAGAAGGTACTGTAGATGCTATCCTACATTCTCTTGACATGGAAGAAAAAAGGATTCAAGTTACAGGGCCTTTTGGACAAAAAGAAGCCATGCGCTATTTTCAAAAAGGGGAACTGGCGCTATTTGAAGTTGCTGATTTAGTTGGCCTTGGAAAGATTCCGCTAGAGAAACGAAATCCACTTCAAATCCAAACTCGTGGTATTGGAGAGTTGATTCGCCACCTCATCGATCAAGGGATTAAAGATATCTATATCGGAGTTGGTGGTACGGCTAGTAATGACGGTGGTTTAGGTATTGCTGCTGGTTTAGGTTATCGATTTTATGATAGGGATGGAAATGTCTTACCTGCTTGCGGTCAGACCTTACTAAACTTATCTTCTGTTTCAACAGAAAATTGCTATGAAATTCCTGAAGATGTTCACATTCGTATTCTAGTAGATGTCGTGAGTCCCTTATGTGGATATCAAGGTGCTACCTACACGTTTGGCAAACAAAAAGGCCTAGATCATACTATGTTTGAGGATGTAGATCAGGCAATCCAAGATTTTTATGTAAAAGTCTCCCCTGCAACATTAGAACTGAAAGGAGCAGGAGCTGGTGGAGGCATTGCTGGCGGTTTGTGTGCCTTTGCTCAAGCAAGTATCGTATCTGGAATTGACACCTGTTTAGATTTGATTGATTTTGATAAGAAAGTTGCAGATGCTGACTTGGTTATCGTTGGTGAAGGAAGACTAGATTGTCAAAGCTTTGCTGGGAAAGCCCCTATAGGAGTAGCAAAAAGAACCCCTGTTGGAGTTCCTATTATGGCTATTTGTGGCAGTCTCGCTGAAGATTTACCTTCCCTACCATTTGAAAATATCCAAGCTGCCTTTTCTATTTTGGAGAAAAGTGAACCTCTAGAAGATAGTTTGAAAAATGCCAGTCTCTATTTGGAGCACGCGGCTGCAAATATTGGACATTTATTAAAGATGCCTAAGATTTAG